A genomic window from Cytobacillus suaedae includes:
- a CDS encoding protein-glutamate O-methyltransferase CheR, producing the protein MTYINENQHEASSISTFEDFTELERIEIQLLLDGIYLKYGFDFRNYSFSSIRRRIWYRMKAEKIKTVTGLLEKVLHDSDTMGRLYADFSINVTEMFRDPTFFKAFREKIVPVLKDLPSIRVWHAGCSTGEEAFSMAILLHEEGLYAKSRIYATDMNGKVLEKARTMKFPLHRMQTYTSNYINSGGKNSFSEYYTTEGDYARFHSHLAENIVFAQHNLVTDGSFNEFHVIICRNVLIYFDQDLQNRVHQLFYDSLANSGILGLGSRESLSYSNYVNQYSEVDKQEKLYQKKNYV; encoded by the coding sequence ATGACATATATAAATGAAAATCAACATGAGGCAAGTTCTATATCAACATTTGAAGATTTTACCGAATTAGAACGTATTGAAATACAGCTATTATTAGATGGAATATATCTGAAGTATGGGTTTGATTTTAGAAACTACTCCTTTAGTTCAATACGGAGGAGAATTTGGTATCGTATGAAAGCTGAAAAGATTAAAACCGTTACGGGGTTACTAGAAAAAGTTTTACACGACTCTGATACAATGGGCCGATTATACGCTGACTTTTCAATAAATGTTACCGAGATGTTTCGTGATCCTACTTTTTTTAAAGCGTTTCGGGAGAAAATTGTTCCCGTTCTAAAAGATCTGCCTTCCATTCGAGTATGGCATGCGGGTTGTTCCACTGGGGAGGAAGCCTTCTCCATGGCCATCTTATTACATGAAGAAGGCTTGTATGCAAAATCGAGAATTTATGCAACAGATATGAATGGGAAAGTTCTTGAGAAGGCTCGAACAATGAAATTCCCATTGCATAGAATGCAGACCTATACGAGCAATTACATTAATTCTGGCGGAAAAAATTCATTTTCCGAGTATTATACAACAGAAGGTGATTATGCAAGATTTCATTCCCACTTAGCAGAAAATATTGTGTTTGCACAACATAATCTTGTAACAGATGGTTCGTTTAATGAATTTCACGTGATTATTTGCCGTAACGTATTGATTTATTTTGACCAGGACCTACAAAACCGTGTACATCAGCTTTTTTATGATAGCTTAGCCAATTCAGGGATTTTAGGTCTTGGTAGCCGAGAAAGCCTTTCTTATTCGAACTATGTAAACCAATATAGTGAAGTAGATAAACAAGAAAAGCTTTATCAAAAGAAGAATTATGTTTAA